Proteins co-encoded in one Deltaproteobacteria bacterium genomic window:
- a CDS encoding ABC transporter substrate-binding protein has protein sequence MGARLLVPAAIGETMFIVAVILAIVIAWPLGSVALAASAPTRVTIHVPSQSLSIMPYYFGKDKGFFAAEQIEPQLVIMAPPTAIAALIAGELDFSSTTGAATSAIMRGIALRRVFYVQQDPVHVLMGQPEIKSVQDLAGKSIGVNALTDATGMSTSAILRAHGLDGGKVTMLGLQLVDSMIKALTSKKVAASILPPPYVEELEAKGYTKLADARAYAPLSFIGLVSSVETMKKTPQKVQGMIAALHRTMNYIVNPANRKEVVEYVAAYHKLDMPLAEKAFTSQMLGYSKDGTKPRAAVEKEIEIYRETLKVAKTFTPDDLEDMSFLRKAQGR, from the coding sequence ATGGGCGCGCGATTGCTCGTGCCCGCTGCGATTGGAGAAACCATGTTCATTGTTGCAGTTATTCTTGCCATTGTTATCGCTTGGCCGCTGGGTTCGGTGGCCCTTGCCGCTTCGGCACCGACTCGGGTCACGATCCATGTGCCGTCACAGAGTCTGTCGATCATGCCCTACTACTTCGGCAAGGATAAAGGTTTCTTCGCCGCCGAACAGATCGAACCGCAACTGGTCATCATGGCGCCGCCGACCGCGATTGCGGCGTTGATCGCCGGCGAGTTGGATTTTTCGTCGACCACCGGCGCGGCGACCTCGGCGATCATGCGCGGCATCGCGCTGCGTCGGGTGTTCTACGTGCAGCAGGACCCCGTGCACGTGCTGATGGGCCAGCCCGAGATCAAGTCGGTGCAAGATCTGGCCGGCAAGTCCATCGGCGTTAATGCATTGACCGATGCCACTGGCATGTCGACCAGCGCAATTCTGCGTGCCCACGGGCTGGACGGCGGCAAGGTGACGATGCTCGGGCTGCAGCTTGTCGATAGCATGATCAAAGCGCTCACCAGCAAAAAAGTCGCGGCGAGTATTTTACCGCCGCCCTATGTCGAAGAGTTGGAGGCAAAGGGTTACACGAAATTGGCCGACGCGCGCGCCTACGCGCCGTTGAGCTTTATCGGGCTTGTCAGTTCGGTGGAGACTATGAAGAAAACCCCGCAGAAAGTGCAGGGCATGATCGCGGCGCTGCACCGCACGATGAACTACATCGTCAACCCGGCCAACCGCAAAGAAGTCGTCGAGTATGTTGCGGCCTATCACAAGCTCGACATGCCACTGGCGGAGAAAGCATTCACCTCACAGATGCTGGGCTACAGCAAAGACGGCACGAAACCGCGCGCCGCAGTAGAAAAAGAAATCGAGATTTACCGCGAGACTTTGAAAGTCGCTAAGACGTTTACGCCGGACGATTTGGAGGACATGAGCTTTTTGCGCAAGGCGCAGGGACGTTGA